One cyanobiont of Ornithocercus magnificus DNA segment encodes these proteins:
- a CDS encoding NAD(P)(+) transhydrogenase (Re/Si-specific) subunit alpha — METATGETRVAATPDTVKRFRKSGCDVSVEHGAGRVAGFTDESYADAGAELVNPATPHIWSASDVVLVVQSPAFVSLASMRRGALLVGLLAPHDNSTLASALQSNGLSAMALELLPRVSRAQSADALSSQANIAGYKAVLLAASALDRYFPMLMTAAGTVQPARVVVLGAGVAGLQAVATARRLGAVVYVSDVRLAAKEQVESLGGRFIDPPVEDRPMESDGYAKQASEAFLAAQRQQLSDQLAEADVAICTAQVPGRHAPCLISEDMLDRMRPGAVVVDLAVAQGGNCVGTQVGITINRQGVKLIGASNLPCSVPNHASALYARNLVALLEAVFKEGKVWLDTNDELISGCLISKDGHICRADVFKPERTH; from the coding sequence GTGGAGACAGCAACCGGGGAAACTCGGGTTGCTGCTACTCCAGACACTGTAAAACGCTTCCGGAAATCTGGTTGTGATGTCTCTGTTGAGCATGGAGCCGGCAGAGTGGCCGGATTCACTGATGAAAGCTACGCTGATGCCGGTGCTGAGCTAGTGAATCCAGCTACTCCGCATATATGGTCAGCTTCTGATGTAGTGCTGGTCGTGCAGTCGCCAGCATTTGTATCCTTGGCCTCAATGCGCCGTGGCGCTCTACTAGTGGGACTACTTGCTCCTCATGACAACTCAACTCTTGCCTCTGCATTGCAGAGCAACGGACTATCTGCAATGGCCCTTGAACTTCTGCCTAGGGTTAGCCGTGCCCAGTCTGCTGATGCGCTATCGTCTCAAGCCAACATCGCAGGCTATAAAGCTGTTCTACTAGCTGCCTCAGCACTCGACCGCTACTTCCCAATGCTGATGACTGCTGCAGGCACAGTTCAACCTGCCCGTGTAGTGGTTCTCGGTGCAGGTGTTGCTGGATTACAGGCTGTTGCGACGGCTCGGCGCCTCGGCGCCGTCGTCTACGTCAGTGATGTCCGCCTTGCTGCAAAGGAGCAAGTAGAGTCTTTAGGAGGTCGCTTTATCGATCCACCAGTAGAAGACAGGCCTATGGAGTCTGATGGTTATGCCAAGCAAGCTTCTGAGGCATTTCTAGCAGCACAGCGCCAGCAACTTTCTGATCAGCTGGCCGAGGCTGATGTGGCTATTTGTACCGCCCAGGTGCCAGGTCGTCATGCTCCCTGCTTGATTAGTGAGGATATGCTCGACCGGATGCGTCCTGGTGCAGTGGTGGTCGATCTTGCAGTAGCTCAGGGTGGTAACTGTGTTGGCACTCAGGTAGGCATCACTATTAACCGTCAAGGTGTGAAGTTAATTGGCGCCAGCAACCTTCCGTGCAGTGTACCAAACCATGCCAGCGCTCTCTATGCACGTAACCTAGTTGCACTATTAGAAGCCGTTTTCAAGGAGGGTAAGGTTTGGCTCGATACTAATGATGAATTAATTAGCGGCTGCTTAATTAGTAAAGACGGCCATATCTGTCGCGCCGACGTATTTAAACCTGAAAGAACTCACTGA
- a CDS encoding thioredoxin-disulfide reductase, producing the protein MDTTNHREPSAVENVVVIGSGPAGYTAAIYAARANLQPLVITGFQRGGIPGGQLMTTTHVENFPGFPDGVLGPELMNMMRRQAVRWGAYLLEADADHIDLAEHPYKVQVGEQTIQTNSLIIATGASANRLGLPSEERFWSHGISTCAICDGAIPQFRNEQLAVVGGGDSACEEAIYLTKYSSKVHMLVRSEHLRASATMAERVQANSRIDVHWNVQVVDAHGEDWLSSIELHNRKTGLNETLLVRGLFYAIGHTPNTDLITGQLDLDPDGYLATQPGRPETSLKGVFAAGDVADTEWRQGITAAGSGCQAALAAERWLSSHDGFVTMVRNQRSQSEEIVEQQLVAIESEETYNPSAIWQKGSFALRKLYHDSDRPLLVVYTSPSCGPCYVLKPQIKRLLDELQGQAQGVEINIEAEPEIAQQAGVNGTPTVQLFHHKELRKQWSGVKQRSEFRSAIDSLLRTPA; encoded by the coding sequence ATGGACACCACGAACCACCGAGAGCCCTCAGCGGTCGAGAATGTTGTGGTCATTGGTTCTGGCCCAGCCGGATACACCGCAGCTATCTACGCTGCACGAGCCAACCTCCAGCCTCTGGTAATTACTGGGTTCCAACGTGGTGGCATCCCAGGGGGGCAACTTATGACAACCACTCACGTCGAGAATTTCCCTGGTTTTCCTGATGGTGTTCTGGGACCAGAGCTAATGAATATGATGAGACGCCAGGCTGTGCGCTGGGGAGCTTACTTGCTAGAAGCTGATGCTGACCATATTGACCTTGCTGAGCACCCATATAAAGTTCAGGTAGGCGAGCAAACTATCCAAACCAATTCTTTAATTATCGCAACAGGCGCTAGCGCTAATCGTCTTGGTTTGCCGAGTGAGGAGCGATTCTGGAGCCATGGGATTAGCACCTGTGCCATTTGTGACGGCGCCATTCCTCAGTTTCGCAATGAGCAGTTAGCTGTTGTTGGAGGTGGAGACTCTGCTTGTGAAGAGGCTATCTACCTGACAAAATACAGTAGCAAAGTACATATGTTGGTACGTTCGGAACACCTTCGCGCCAGCGCCACTATGGCTGAACGTGTGCAAGCCAATTCACGAATTGATGTTCATTGGAATGTGCAAGTAGTTGATGCTCATGGAGAAGACTGGCTCTCTTCTATTGAGCTACACAACCGCAAGACTGGTCTCAATGAGACCCTACTAGTGCGTGGCCTCTTCTATGCTATTGGCCATACTCCAAATACTGATCTGATCACTGGTCAGTTAGACCTTGATCCTGATGGTTATCTAGCCACACAGCCTGGTCGACCTGAGACATCACTTAAGGGAGTTTTTGCTGCTGGCGATGTTGCTGACACCGAGTGGCGTCAAGGGATCACAGCTGCTGGCAGTGGATGCCAGGCAGCCTTGGCTGCTGAACGTTGGCTATCCTCTCATGACGGTTTTGTAACGATGGTTCGTAATCAAAGATCACAGTCTGAAGAGATCGTAGAGCAGCAGTTGGTAGCTATAGAAAGTGAAGAAACCTACAACCCATCTGCTATTTGGCAGAAGGGCAGCTTTGCTCTCCGCAAGCTTTACCACGATAGTGACCGACCATTACTAGTTGTCTACACTTCACCAAGCTGTGGTCCTTGCTATGTGCTCAAACCTCAAATCAAGCGCTTGCTTGATGAGTTACAAGGACAAGCTCAGGGAGTGGAAATCAATATAGAAGCTGAGCCAGAGATTGCACAGCAGGCAGGTGTTAATGGCACACCGACAGTACAACTCTTTCATCACAAAGAACTGCGGAAGCAATGGTCTGGTGTAAAGCAGCGCAGTGAATTCCGCAGTGCGATTGACAGTCTACTGAGGACCCCAGCATAG
- a CDS encoding translation initiation factor 1 (IF-1), with amino-acid sequence MIETSGVIEKEQGNGFYLVTLDQPSGHQCLCRAAGKLTKFRIKLLAGDKVLVEISPYDLSRGRITYRERNAGAPGGRPGGSGNRPGGGSRRR; translated from the coding sequence ATGATTGAGACCTCAGGCGTGATTGAGAAAGAGCAGGGCAACGGATTTTATCTCGTTACCCTCGATCAGCCATCAGGTCACCAATGCCTTTGCCGAGCGGCCGGCAAGCTGACCAAATTCCGTATCAAGTTACTGGCAGGAGACAAGGTACTTGTTGAGATCAGCCCGTATGACCTCAGCCGTGGCCGTATAACCTATCGTGAGCGCAATGCTGGTGCCCCTGGGGGACGACCTGGTGGGAGTGGTAACCGACCTGGTGGCGGCTCTCGGCGACGCTGA
- a CDS encoding 3-beta hydroxysteroid dehydrogenase yields MQVLVVGGTGTLGRQIARSALDADHQVRCMVRTPRKASFLQEWGCELTRGDLLEPDSLDYALDGVDALIDAATSRPTDPRSVYDTDWDGKLNLYRACDKSGVKRVIFLSLLSAGEHRSVPLMDIKYCTEQMLIDSDLDYTILQGVAFMQGIISQFAIPVLEEQTVWISGNPTAIAYMNTQDMARFAVAALRRPETMRGSFPVVGPRAWSAGEVIQLCERSCDKTARVFRMGPAPILLMQAIASFFEPTVNVAERLTFVEVTGGGNALNAPMDSSYTAFGLDPSKTTSLEGYIQEYYDTILKRLREMEADLDKDAKKKLPF; encoded by the coding sequence ATGCAGGTTCTGGTGGTTGGGGGAACCGGCACGCTTGGCCGACAGATCGCGCGTAGTGCCCTCGATGCTGACCACCAGGTCCGCTGTATGGTCCGTACACCAAGGAAGGCTTCTTTCCTACAGGAATGGGGTTGTGAGCTTACGCGTGGCGATTTGCTCGAACCTGACAGTCTTGACTATGCTCTTGACGGCGTCGATGCCTTGATTGATGCTGCAACCAGCCGTCCAACTGATCCTCGCAGTGTCTACGATACAGACTGGGATGGCAAGCTTAATCTTTATCGCGCTTGTGACAAATCCGGAGTAAAGCGAGTCATTTTTCTCTCCCTCCTTAGCGCTGGAGAACATCGAAGTGTCCCACTTATGGATATTAAGTACTGTACTGAGCAAATGCTAATTGATTCAGATCTTGACTATACTATCTTACAAGGTGTGGCATTTATGCAGGGTATCATTAGCCAATTTGCTATCCCTGTATTAGAAGAGCAAACTGTATGGATAAGCGGTAACCCTACAGCTATTGCGTATATGAACACCCAGGATATGGCCCGCTTCGCTGTTGCTGCTCTTAGGCGGCCTGAGACTATGCGTGGCAGTTTTCCTGTCGTAGGACCAAGGGCCTGGAGCGCTGGCGAAGTTATTCAACTATGTGAGCGCTCATGTGACAAAACAGCACGCGTTTTTCGTATGGGCCCAGCCCCAATTTTGTTGATGCAGGCCATTGCGTCTTTCTTTGAACCGACAGTCAATGTAGCAGAGCGCTTAACCTTTGTTGAAGTTACTGGTGGCGGTAACGCTCTTAATGCGCCGATGGATAGTTCTTACACTGCCTTTGGCTTAGATCCATCTAAGACCACTAGTCTAGAAGGCTACATTCAAGAGTACTACGACACAATTCTCAAACGTCTGCGGGAGATGGAGGCTGATCTTGACAAAGATGCCAAGAAAAAGCTACCTTTCTAA
- a CDS encoding cytochrome b6-f complex subunit PetM: MASEIFGIAAVFWVLIPVGLAGGALLLKLQKG; the protein is encoded by the coding sequence ATGGCTTCAGAAATCTTCGGGATTGCTGCTGTCTTCTGGGTATTAATCCCAGTTGGACTAGCTGGCGGTGCTCTCCTCCTAAAGCTGCAAAAGGGTTAA
- a CDS encoding alpha/beta hydrolase — protein MYLQQTSKPLPLLSGSQWGESAVWQWRGLRCHWRLLGRPNQFPLLLLHGFGASSAHWRCNAAAFVNAGYQVYALDLIGFGASDQPGLYQQRLNNHIWSEQVAAFLEQVVRVNERGPAVLIGNSLGALTALTTATLRRRLVAAVVAAPLPDPALIRPSMSCHNRLYRHWTRKITMLSCRLFPIELILPLVTHTPLIIAGLQAAYYRRIRSDRELKQLVTHPARRQTASRTLRAMCAGMALRPHQATAPALLQRLDSTAQRPPLLLLWGRQDRFVPLKLGFHLQQKYPWLQLVVLDKCGHCPHDEAPDRFQAIVEEWLKRNLVNPK, from the coding sequence GTGTACTTACAGCAAACTTCCAAGCCTTTGCCTTTGCTCAGTGGCTCGCAATGGGGAGAGAGCGCAGTCTGGCAGTGGCGGGGACTTCGCTGTCACTGGAGATTGCTAGGCCGGCCAAATCAGTTTCCATTGCTGCTGCTACATGGTTTTGGTGCTAGTAGTGCTCACTGGCGTTGCAATGCCGCTGCATTTGTCAATGCGGGCTACCAAGTATATGCCCTTGACTTAATAGGGTTTGGGGCATCCGATCAGCCTGGATTATACCAACAGCGTCTCAATAATCACATCTGGAGTGAGCAAGTAGCAGCGTTTCTCGAACAAGTAGTACGTGTGAATGAACGAGGCCCTGCGGTTTTGATAGGTAACTCACTTGGTGCCCTTACTGCACTAACTACCGCGACATTGCGACGCCGACTTGTCGCTGCTGTAGTTGCAGCCCCACTACCAGACCCGGCTTTAATTAGGCCCAGTATGTCTTGTCATAACAGGCTGTACCGTCACTGGACTCGCAAGATCACAATGTTATCTTGCAGATTATTTCCCATTGAGCTAATACTGCCGCTAGTTACCCACACACCTCTAATAATTGCAGGCTTGCAGGCAGCCTACTATCGCCGAATTAGGTCTGACCGCGAGTTAAAACAACTAGTCACACACCCGGCGCGACGCCAGACGGCATCACGCACCTTGCGGGCAATGTGTGCAGGCATGGCGCTACGCCCACACCAAGCCACTGCTCCAGCACTGCTGCAGCGCCTTGACTCTACTGCACAACGCCCCCCCTTGCTATTGCTTTGGGGAAGACAAGATCGCTTTGTACCTCTAAAACTTGGCTTCCATCTGCAGCAGAAATATCCCTGGCTTCAGCTTGTAGTGCTAGACAAATGCGGTCATTGCCCTCACGATGAAGCCCCTGACCGCTTTCAGGCTATAGTAGAGGAATGGCTGAAGCGTAACTTGGTAAACCCCAAGTAA
- a CDS encoding acetolactate synthase small subunit, producing MKHTLSVLVEDESGALSRIASLFARRGFNIDSLAVGPAEKLGHSRLTMVVEGDSHTLEQMTKQLDKLINVLQVLNLSCLPAVERELMLLKVSAPPAQRSAILELVQVFRAKVVDIADATLILEVVGDPGKLVALERLLTPFGICEIARTGKVALERASGVSTEWLKVSGTSSRIPA from the coding sequence ATGAAGCACACTCTTTCGGTATTAGTTGAGGACGAATCTGGTGCCCTAAGTCGCATTGCCAGTCTTTTTGCGCGACGTGGTTTCAACATCGATAGTCTAGCCGTTGGACCTGCTGAGAAACTTGGACATTCTCGCCTAACAATGGTCGTAGAGGGAGATAGTCATACCCTCGAACAAATGACCAAACAACTCGATAAGCTTATCAATGTATTGCAAGTCCTGAATCTTTCATGTCTGCCAGCTGTAGAGCGGGAGCTAATGCTGCTCAAAGTATCAGCACCACCTGCCCAGCGCAGCGCCATTCTCGAACTCGTACAGGTGTTTCGGGCAAAAGTCGTAGATATAGCCGATGCCACCCTGATCCTTGAAGTTGTTGGAGATCCCGGTAAGCTTGTAGCGCTTGAGCGACTACTTACACCATTTGGGATCTGCGAAATTGCACGCACCGGTAAGGTGGCTCTTGAGCGAGCTTCAGGGGTGAGTACCGAGTGGCTCAAAGTCTCAGGGACAAGTAGCCGCATTCCAGCTTGA